The genomic region tttgcCAATGGGATCAATAGCCTTCCATGGACAGAAGCAGCCTTCATTTGCAGAAGgcaaagtctggatccagcccattgtTTTTGAAGAAGGGCTCAGACTGACCGTATTTCTGTTGCTTCTTAGCACAGGATGGAAAGTATCTGATACTGGTGAATTATTTATCTTAATTTATAAATAGAAATCCTAGCCCACATTcctccaaagcagcttacagataagTCTTAtgcagagtagatccattgaaatgaatgggctgaACTTAGGcacgttcattaatttcagtgggtctactctgtgtaaactCTATTTGACTACCACTCTATTAAATCACATACACATATATCCCATAATAAAAACTAAAATACACACATGTGTATATATTACATTGCACAAAGCATCAAATTTTCTTTAAAGCAGCAATGTTAGAAGTGGTAATGGATTGAAAGCACATCCCCACAAATAACAAATCCATTTATGATGTTCACTTTATTCCTCTTccattgttttcctcctcctcgccATCATTGATTTATTAACAACTATGTCAGTGTGATATACactaataatacagtggtaccttggttctcaaacaccttggttctcaaacgctttggttctcaaactctgaaaactcggaagcaagtgttccagttttcagccaaacgtccaatgcagttgtcggctattgtttctggggcccctgcaccaatcagaatctgtgccttggttttcaaacatttcggaagtcaaacggacttccggaacggatttagTTTGGcacttttctttttgctatttaccggtattttgcacttttgtttttgaggtattttcgtttaatttgtttttgtgattgtgtggaacccagttcggctattgattgattgattgattgattgtgtgactgcagataaaagccccccatccaaacaatgactatcatcagtgcagggaagaaaaaaattaatttttcatttttatcatctacaatactgtcttacttattttatagtacagtacattgaatattgctttcattttatagatcagtggtctcgttagatagtaaaattcatgttaaattgctcttttaggggttgtttttaaaagtctggaacggattaattcattttgcattactttctatgggaaagcacgccttggttttggaatgctttggttttggaacagacttccggaatggattaagtttgagaaccaaggtaccactataattaaaaactgttaaaaccacaaaacagcaaatacatttaaaacaaaactaaaaccatACAAAGGCGATACTTGTGATTCCAAAACCACATGCCTTTGTAGGACTATGGATAAACAAAACTCTAATTCTCCTCTTGGATTCCCATCCCAAAGAATCTCTTAATACTGTCAACTAAACTAGTGGCTTCCAAATATTATACTCGGGAGGAACCCAGGAATGACATTTTCTGTCCCTTTGCTATAATTATAAAGTTATGCCAGCAACGTATGTAAGCACTTTGCAAGCCGTAGCGGTGTGGTGGTGGGGACTTCATGGTTGATCTGGCTTCCCATTGCTTTGCATCACTGTCAGTTACTGAAAAGGGGAGCAGCAAAGCAGCAAGGATCTTGGTAGAAGTGCAGCGGAACCCACCCAATGCTCTCACTGCTGTGCCATCGCCAGAGGTATGGAGAAGCTTTGGCTCCCCAGACGTTggtgaactgcaactcccatcagccccagcaatggccagtggtgatgggagttgtggtttccATCTGGAGAGCCAGCAGTTCCCCAAACCTGCATTAcattacaccagtgtggtgtagtggttaagagtggcggactcgtaatctggggaaccgggttcgtgtctccgctcctccacatgcagctgctgggtgaccttgggctagtcacacttctctgaagtctctcagccccactcacctcacagagtgtttgttgtggggggaagggaaaggagaatgttagccgctttgagactccttcaggtagtgataaagcgggatatcaaatccaaatccaaactctacagCATCTGAAACTCCTACAGGCTGTGAGAAACTGCACACAGTCCTACACCCCCTATCATATGGAAATTAACTCTCAAAGCAGAGGGATTTGTTGTTGTCATAGTTGTacccgccctgagacctgcagatatagggcggtatatatattctgatgatgttgatgatgtaAGAGCCCTGCTATATCAGATGAAAGGTCCATCTCTAGCCCaacatcctgcttcccacagttggCCAAGTAAGCagatgtcttcagaaagcaaatgAGTGGGGTCTGAAGGCCTTAGCCGTCTCCCACTTTGTGCCCCACATGGACTGGTGTTTAATGTCGTGCTGCCCCTGAGAAAATAGAGGTTCCAGACAGCCTTCATGCCTAATGATAGATCcctctaatcctcttctaaagctgtGTAAAGCTAGTGGCCATCAGCACATCCTCTGGTAGCAAAGTCCATAAATTTAAGTGTTACTTAGTTAATTAAACATGTGCTAGCCGTATGTTTAATTTTGATGATAagtgaacacacacatacacacacacatttcagaatTAATCCAAGGAAGAGGGTTGATTGGTTTAATCCACTAGACGTCCTAAAACTAATTCACTTTCGCAGATGAATTCTAGATTGGAAAGGCTTTAGAGCCCAGTTTGCAAATGCCCAATGTCTTCGTTGGAAGCTTGTGCCCATTCTAGGCACATCGCCGGGAAAGAGGaagtgcagcacacacacacacaaccaggaaAAAGAAGTGGAGGAAAAGGAGGGTGCAGATTTGCATATACTTTGTATATGCTAATTTAGATGCAATTTTAGAAATAATTGGTGGTCGTcagccactcagagtagacctgttgaaattaatggacctagcttAGTCACGCTCACTAATTTCAGTGGCTTTACTCTGAGAAGAACTTATTTAAACACCACCCGGTGACTATAATTTAATTAGAAATATAGTATTATTGTGGGAAAGACTGTGACCAGTTGACCTGTCTGCCTGATCTGTCTGCTGTCCAGGTACTAACTGTTGATGGTCAGCTTCAAGgctccttctcttctttcttaTCATTATCTCTTCAGGTTGAGGACTCCCATCAAGTGAAGCAGTGTTATTCAACCTCcggtccccagatgctgttgaactgcagCTCACATCATTCTGGATACTGGCTAAGCTAGCTGAGAATATTGGGAGTTgtagagacccccccccaaaaaaaaaaacaaccacaactggGGACCCAAAGgttgaataagaataagaatttattatttataccccacccatctggctgggtttcccccagccactctggacggcttccaaccgaatattaaaaacacaatacagcattaaacattaaaaacttccctaaacagggctgccttcagatgtcttttaaaagtaagatagttgtttatttccttgacatctggtggaagggcgttccacagggtaggcaccactaccaagaaggccctctgcctgattccctgtaacctcacttcttgcagtgagggaaccgccagaaggcccttagcgCTACACCTCattgtccaggcagaacgatggcggtggatatgctccttcaggtatacaggacaagaccgtttagggctttaaaggtcagcaccaacacttcgaattgtgctcagaaaactCTGAATTAGAGGGCTGTCCCCTGTAGAGtggtgtgggtggtgctgtggtctaaaccactgagcttagggcttgccgatcggaaggtcggcggttcgaatcccagtgacggggtgagctcccgttgctcggttcctgctcctgcccacctaacagttcgaaagcacgtcaaagtgcaagtagataaataggtaccactccggcaggaaggtaaacagcgtttccgtgtgctgctctggttcgccagaagcggcttagtcatgctggccacatgacctggaagctgtacgctggctcccttggccagtaaagcgagatgagcgccgcaaccccagagtcgttcgcgactggacctaacggttggggtccctttacctttacccttaccccTGTAgagtagaacagtgtttttcaaccttttttgggcaaaggcacacttgtttcatgaaaaaaatcacgaggcacaccaccattagaaaatgttaaaaaaattaactctgtgcctatattgactatatataaagtaatttttcaatttttcccatggcacaccaggcaacatctcgcggcacactagtgtgccgcggaacagtggttgaaaaacactggagtagaacacatggccaccctaaccCATCGGAACATGGTCAGCATTATTTAAAACTTACAAACCTAGATCAAGCCAGTGgctcgtctagtccagcatcttgttttcacagaggccaaccagatgcctgtgggaagcctgcaagctggacatgagcaacAACTGTTCTttgcccacctgcagttcccagcagctggttttcagacatctattgcctctgacaatggaggtagaacataggcatcgtggctagtagccttgTCCTcagtgtttctgtttctgttaatttgtctaattctctctcAAAGGCATTCAAGTTGGTGGCAGTCACCACCTCCCgtagaagtgagttccatagtttaactttttGCTGCTTAGCAAAGAGTTTTGCAGGAGTCTGCAGAGACGGTTACATCCAAGTCAAGAAGGACTAAGGCTGCAGACAgctgggctgccatacatccggaatatTCTGGACATAGCCGGGATTCATCCATTGAAAATGCCGTCTGGGCAGAAGTTTCATAACCTGGTTAAAATGTCAGGGACAACCCGGGCGCATGGAAGCCCATATCGGAAGTGTTGATTTATTGGCAattttccttcaaaaaaaaaaaagctttaaaatgtcattttatttggagattttataaattaaaaaaagcttttgtgcccagattttcactttttgaaatttggCAACCCTAGCAGAGAGGCCTGTAAGCCCAAGTGTGGTTCTACTTAAATCCTAGGCAGTTGTGCATTATAGGTCTTACGGAGCTTGGTTCTCCAAAGATAGCATAAAATGTTCTAAAGGAAGGTTGACAGAACTCATTCTGCTGAAGTGTCTCCTTGTTGACTGTCGTTGTGGTTGCCAGTTATGCTAATACTTTGGTGAAATTTTAGGAAATGGATGCAGGGTCAGTGTGGGGGTTGTGAGATTTGACAAAGGGGATCAGAGACGGCGATAAGGGCCCATTTTGGCCAATACTGTCCCCAAACTTTTCCCAAGGTGCAATAGAGGAATGAGCTTTCCCACAGCTAACCCAAACACTCGGATGCCCACACATTTGCACAGGGTGGCATTCGCCAGGAAAACTAGTTATGATATGAGTGTGCTGCAGAACTTAATTAATATATTGATCATAGCATCTGAGAGGGAAGTGTGTGACTAAATAAGGTCACAGAACAATGAGGTTCCATATCAGGCTGTACATAATAGATTATTGGTACACTGGCATGGTGATGGTTTCTAGTGATACGCCAGATTAATATCCCTTTACTGAATCAACCTGCAAcaggaggggtttttttttagataCACCTGGAAATTAGATATGGTGTGATATGTTAATTGGATAGGTGTGTGGCAGTTAAATAATGTACAATCAATAGTCAATGTTCCTTAAGTATGGTTAATAGGTTTATAAGTTCAGGCATACTCATATTGTTACGGATATTATGTACTTCTTAGCTTAATGTACTTGGTTAATTAAGCATTAAGAATAAGGACTCaaccaggccacattcacaccatctaTTTAAAGTGCTTCAAACAGCTGTTGCTTGGCCCcatagaattctgggagctgtagttcactaagggtgctgagagttgatagCAGACCCCTGTCCGgcttccagagctacaattcccagagttccctgggaagaggggttgatttttaaaccactcttgagaattgtagctctgggatggAAATGGAGAATGCACTTCCCCTTTGGGGAGTCTTCTTTGCATGGAGTTTTCCCCAATGTGGTGTCCATGAACATCATAGTGTTCTCAGATACCCCCTTGGTGCCCATCGGGGGGCCCTACCCCTCCCAATTATTTTTAATGAGGTTTCTTGGGCAGTTTGTATGTTTTCGGGTGGTGGGGTCTGTTCGTTTATTTTATCAGTGTTTCATTTGTTTGGTGGGCATGCAGATGTTTTGCCTGGTTTTTGGAAAGGGGGCTCTGAGCATCACcagcaggagtaggcaacctaaggcccatgggccacaaacagcccacgggggttgtttaaccagcccccgaaccgagctgcccacttggcgagtccccacgcgctgtgctaaaccggcacagtgtggtgcagggactcgcttccgcggtgccagaaatcacatctgcgcatgctcagatgccagaaatcgcatctACACAGGTGCCAGAAATCTTGTCTGCGCAGACGCTTGAAATCACGGCCGTGCACACTCACACGCACgtgcaatctggcccatggagggatctctgctgaggtgaaccagcccaggcgaggtaaaccttgccgaccccgatcactagtttttctttttctttttttattgagaatttattggattttcaaaataaaatacacaaaatacacaaacactacacaaactacacaaacaaaacaattaattcctcatcctaatcttctttataatcctaaacttgggacttcctcacatcctctcttttgcattcatttctaatcttctttagtaactttgtaacattgtaaaatctactttttcACATCTATTATAATTAATAGATCTATTATAATTATCgattacaattataatcaatatatcttaaaccttaaatcttattcttatcatcaTATCTCCAgtctaaaatcttattttttccaaataaaacatcaaattacacatctctacctcttttatcctctcttcacttaactttgttatcctgtggcctatatttcttctgattccaatttcaaatatatataaaaacatcacatTTTTACAAATACCTAGATATTCCTTCCAGTCTCATAATCctttttccctctggtgtcggagtacctTGGTCAGCCTTTCAATCCCTAATAAATCATacttcaccccacccctctcctgtccatcaccaccctttcctttgcctttcccatcccccccccagtctcccccccccccaacattccaccaGTCCAGGTTCTCCTTCTATTATCGCCTTCATGTATTTTACTAGTTTTTCTTCTATGAAGTAGATATTTTGTAATGCCCCCAGCAGttccttagatttccaaatgtgccctcAGGCTCAGAAAGGTGGGGTAGTGGCTGCTGCTGTAGTTTATCTCTCTTGATTCAGTCTGCGGAGAAGAACTTCCTTGTTTGCTCTGAAGGAACTTCCTGCTTCATTATgaagttttttgtgttgttgttgttgttgttgtttttgaaatctTGCCTGGTAGAGAAGTGTTAAGAGTTCATGGGAGTCCAAGACTTTAGGGTAGCTGTGACTGCCCATCCAAAATGTGATCATACTCTGaagccctttttcatgtgccttcTCCATAAGAGGTccctttgtggaatgctttccccagcgAGACTCGTCTGGctcctttaggtgccaggcaaaaacattcctctgccttttaaactgtggtaggctgttgtttttgtttgttactgggttatgtgtttttgtgttcttatattgtaAACGGCcgtgtgatcctcggatgaaaggcagtatagaaatttaataaacaaataaaagcaaaagcagcAAAGACCTGCCTTTTTATTCCCTTTCTGACTCAGGATTAATTTCATGCCacaaaacaaatttatttatttatttatttatattacccCGCTAATTCAAATAAATTAGTGAAATGAACGCCTTTTATTTCACAAAACGTTTAGACCACTTGATtttaaggagagagagggaaccCTCGAATCAGTTCTGTTACGTGCAATGGAaattcaaggaaaacacaacttaaatCACTCTGAAAGAAGCTATTGGAGTAGTCCATTTGCCCATGTATGTgtacagaaaatagtagatctagctgaaaggaaACAcgtggagatctgcattgattaCTGGAATGCATccctaattataattattatataagTGTTGTGTAATCAAGAAGGTTCTACAATCGTAGAGGGGAGGGTGGCTGTGAGGAGGCATTGCCTGTGTACAGGATACTGAAGGGAAGCTGTATTCATAAATCTGCCATTACACTGCTTACTGCCTGGTAGTCATAGGGAAGGGAAGTTAATGTGGTAGGCCCAGACCACGCGATCTATTttcagattggggaggggggatactGACTGTGCAATTTGGGCACATGTGCATTACATTTTATAAGCATGTACAGAAGCCTGTGGGGCAAGTAGCTAGAATAATGGAGAGTATTGTCTGAACCAAGCCCAAATGTACTCTGTTCTTGGTGTAAATCAGGAGTGGGGGGACCTTTGGTCCTCCTAGtactgttggacttcaactcccatcaaccccagcacaGAAAATGgccacggatgatgggagttgcaatcttagcaacttctggagggccaataGCTCTGCGTCCCTGTTGtaaatattagtattattagtactCCCTGCCCTTCTTCAAATGGCaggttaaaattaaaatatagtattaaaaacaaaagcagatcaCAAAGCAAAATGGAATAATCCTCAGTAGTATCACTCCTGTTATGCTCCCAAAGTCTGCTGAAACAAATAGGTTGTAAGCTGCCTCCTGAATAAATATAGTGTGAGGACAATCTGATCTTtacagggagggaattccatagccAGAATTCCTTCACCACTGAGAAGGCGCTGCTTCTTTTGGTGAAAGGTGCCATATTCCCTGCAGGCACCACAAGCAGTTCAAAAAAACCTCAGGTTGGCTGGAATGGAGGAAGGCGCTCCTTCAATTAAGTAATTGTGAAATTAGCCGCTTACTTCCCATTTCCTCAAGACAAAGATAGCAATTCAACATAAGAAGGAAAACCCATCATGTTCATGAAATGCATATTCTTTTGTTGTTCTAGGCGAGAAATTCTTCAACATGTTGACGTGATCAAAAACTTCTCCTTGACGAAGAATATGGTTCGGATTGGACAGCTGATGCATTACGATTACTCCAGCCACAAATACGTCTTCTCCATTAGCAACAGCTTCCGCTTGCTGCTTCCAGATGTCTCTCCTATTCAGAACAAGCACTACAATATTTGTGCCGTTGTCGGAAATAGCGGCATCCTTGTGGGCAGTCAGTGCGGGCAAGAAATAGATAAATACGATTTTGTTTTCCGTTGCAATTTTGCCCCGACTGAGGCATTCCAGAAGGATGTCGGAAGGAAAACCAATCTCACCACCTTCAACCCCAGCATTCTGGAGAAGTACTACAACAACCTGTTGACCATTCAAGATCGAAATAACTTTTTCCTAAGCCTGAAGAAGCTCGACGGCGCCATTCTCTGGATCCCAGCCTTTTTCTTCCATACTTCAGCAACCATTACAAGAACATTGGTTGACTTCTTTATTGAGCATCGTGGGCAGCTAAAAGTCCAGCTGGCTTGGCCAGGAAATATAATGCAACATCTGAACAGGTGCATTTAACTCACCCCTTGATGCTGTTGTTTGCTTTCATTGTAATTTGCAGCGCAGTTGAGCAGCAGTCAAGAAtcggggttttttttaagagaggcaGTGGGTTGTTTATGAATGTGTTCATTAAATTTGTACCCTACTTTTCTTTGgcaaaaaaataacaaagaaGAGATCATGATACAGTGGCCAGTAACCACGTAATACTAAGCCAACCAACCCATGACTTAGCACAAGCAAACATACAGGTTTCTGGAGAGCAGATCAAGGGCACTTTGCTCCTCTTGTCCTACTGCTACgcagagctaagccatggtttgccttATTGCTATGTGCAAACCCTGGCTTGTAGTTTATCTCCCCCcaacaaaccatgagtggtaaACCAAGAACGAACCTTGGTTACAGATTGTGGTTTGTCTCGAGTttgacaaaccatgagcccaggttcggGTGTAGCACTAAGACAAACCATGACTTAGCCCCTGTGGTAGGGTCAGGGAAGGAGTGCGGAGGCTGCCATTTTTGCTCCTGGAAGCCGTACATTTGCTCATTCACATTTGTGAACAATTGTAGCTAATCGAAATTTTTATTATGATAAGTTTGTCAGGTCTCTGCCGGTTTAGATTGCTGGGTAAATGAACAAGGTCCACAAACTCTACGGAGCTGTGGAATCAGAGGTGGTGTGAGTAGAGAAGTGTAGAGTAAATAGAAATTGCCACCAGGAGCTGCAAAAACATATCTaaacaagattgggggggggggagacaagcaGACTCAGGATCAGGAATAGCCAGGgtgcagctggggcagagatgAACCTACAGATCTttagatgttactgaactacaacttccatcatccctgtccattgactacgctgtctggagctgatgggtgttggaatccaacaacctcTATCAGGACATAGGCACCCCATCCCAGACCTAAAATGAAGCTTGGGCATGTACACTGAGCTCCCTCAGAAGCTAAGACTTGACCATTATTTTCAGTATCAGGGAATGATCATTGGGGGAACATAGGAAAGCTGCCTTACTCCAAGGCATCCAGATGCTGTCATTATCATTCAGAACAGAAGTCTAGATAGCCGTGTTGGCCCATGAGAAATATTCCCTTTTGGGGCAGCCCCTTAATTGGGCCAACCAAAATATCACAGAATACTGAACAAGCTCTTTTATTGTCCAGATTCATCAGGCTAAGTGGGAAACAGAGCAGTTGCGTTGCTTATATTGAAGCCATGAAGTCTGCATCTGGTCACGGTTTTAATATGGAACATATTAAAGTAGCCTGCACTGGCTTTAAGTTGCTGTGCACATATCAGGGTGCCCCAAAAGGTGAAGGAAGGCCCTTAAGCTTACCAGTAAAGGAATCTTTGAAAAGAAGCCCAGAAGACAAGAGCTATCAGTACATGATGGCCTTGGTTGGCCAAGGTTTCCATTTAGTACTGGCACACACGTCATCTTTCTGTGAACTTCTTTTCAAACACTCTCTTAAGTTTTGCGCAGTTCAGATGCAAATGTATGGGCAGAGTTGGAGCTCCTGAAGGAGCAGTCCTTGTGCTCTGAGACACATGGAGCCATAATAAAGATTTGCTTTGCCCCAGGTATCACCTGAGTCTCCCCCcctttggaggggaggggacttTGTTCATTTAAGGTGCTCTTTCCCCTATTTTTCTTGTGCCATAGATAACACATTGCACCAAGTGCCTGCTAGGAACaagaagtgctgcagcagctgacTCCTCGTCTCTGAAAAGATGAGAACAGTCAAGAACAGCTAGTCTTTTCATCTTTTCAGAGATGAGATTCATCACTAGAGCACTCacaaaaacaggcataggcaaactcagccctccagatgttttgggactacaactcccaacatccctagctaacaggaccagtgtcagggatgatgggagttgtagtcccaaaacatctggagggccgaagtttgcctatgcctccaCAAAAGCTTGCACATTATTTTTTGATTTCGTGGTTGTCCTAGTAAAGGTCTATAAGAGATTTTCAGATGCCCTAAAAGAGATTTCAAAATGACATTATTATGCACTTTCAGAACATttccattaaatatatatataatccgtTTCCCATGTCatgctttcttttcatttcacaGGTATTGGAAAAACAAGCACTTGGCACCCAAACGGCTCAGTACAGGTATTCTCATGTATACGCTGGCATCTGCAATTTGCGACGAAATCCACCTATACGGGTTCTGGCCTTTTGGATTTAATCCGAACAACCGGGAAGACCTTCCGTACCATTACTATGATAAAAAAGGAACAAAGTTTACGACCAAGTGGCAAGAGTCCCACCAGCTCCCTGCCGAATTCCAGCAACTCTTTCGAATTCACGGAGAAGGTCTAGCAAAGCTGACTTTGTCCCAGTGTGCCTAAGGATTTAACACTTGAAGTGCCAAATGATTGtcgttgttttttaaggaaaaaaaagtgcCCAAAATGAATTCACCGGGTTTTTTTCAAAGCAGAATTCTaaatggggggcagggagaatttGTGGGCAgggattccccccctccttttgatTCAGAGATGCTCTGAAAGCACCCTTATATCGCCATCTTTTCAAGCATTGGAGGGTGTCTTTAGCATATTTAGCAATGCAGAAGGATTTCTTCTATTTGTGTAGAAAGTCAAAGCTGTTTACAGCAGAAAGTTTTGCATTTCTGGTTATGCTGCCAAGATGGCTCTCTTTAGAGTATTTTCATAGTCACGTATTTTTCACATTCCGCAAAATGTCTCAAAATGTCGAATGTTAAAACACCTGTGTTTGCTTATTAAGATTCTTTGCTTGTTTTCTTGGCTAACTTGCACAACTCCTCTTAGTAGCTGAAAAAAATGGTTTGAGGACCGCTCCTGAATGTTCTGACTGAATGACCATTTGCACCAGTATTAACTCCATTAAGGTCAATGGGAATATATCACTGTAAATGGCCATTGTATTATTCCAAAGATCTTTCGTTAGCATAACAAGCCCAATGGGGAGTGAAATATACTTTCCATGCAGGCATGCAGAGATGGTCAATTGGATACTCACAGGATGCATTTGGCCCTTGTCACAATCTTTTGTAGACTCCTATTTCCATCCCACTCAAGGTTGTCCCAACCACTATGACTAGGTAGAGCAACTCTGGACACAGTGCAGGGCCAGGCAGACTTGACCTGTGCCACTCCCATTGTTAAACAAAACACTTCTCCCTTTTGAACAGTGTGCTTGTCAAGTGAGAGACACTTAGCAAATGCCCTTTGTAAAGTAAGAGTATGCCACCAGAAGTCTCTTTGGCAATACAGAAACTTCTGTAGCACCCAGTCATATCTCAAAGGGCATCTGTGAAAGCAAGAATTGCCACATCAC from Lacerta agilis isolate rLacAgi1 chromosome 11, rLacAgi1.pri, whole genome shotgun sequence harbors:
- the ST8SIA3 gene encoding sia-alpha-2,3-Gal-beta-1,4-GlcNAc-R:alpha 2,8-sialyltransferase — translated: MCMRSCKMVRVVSVLGLVMLSVALLILSFISYVSLKKDNIFTTSKYANTGVPRMYMFHTGFRSQFALKFLDPSFVPNTNTLNHELQDKAPKWTFNRTAFLQQRREILQHVDVIKNFSLTKNMVRIGQLMHYDYSSHKYVFSISNSFRLLLPDVSPIQNKHYNICAVVGNSGILVGSQCGQEIDKYDFVFRCNFAPTEAFQKDVGRKTNLTTFNPSILEKYYNNLLTIQDRNNFFLSLKKLDGAILWIPAFFFHTSATITRTLVDFFIEHRGQLKVQLAWPGNIMQHLNRYWKNKHLAPKRLSTGILMYTLASAICDEIHLYGFWPFGFNPNNREDLPYHYYDKKGTKFTTKWQESHQLPAEFQQLFRIHGEGLAKLTLSQCA